Proteins encoded within one genomic window of Gasterosteus aculeatus chromosome 18, fGasAcu3.hap1.1, whole genome shotgun sequence:
- the mcm3 gene encoding DNA replication licensing factor MCM3 isoform X2 has product MATDVADDQEMREAQRDYLDFLDDDQDQGVYQSKVRDMIGENKARLVVNINDLRRRNEARAAKLMSNAFEELQAFQRALKEFVASVDATYSKQYEEFFIALEGSFGTKHVTPRTLTSRLLGSMVCVEGIITKCSLVRPKVVRSVHYCPATKKTMERKYTDMTSLDAFPSSAIYPTKDEENNPLETEFGLSVYKDHQTITVQEMPEKAPAGQLPRSVDIILDNDLVDVVKPGDRVQSIGTYRCLPGKKGGFTSGTFRTIMIACHIKPMSKEVSPNFSADDVAKIRKFSQNPHLDVFDQLARSLAPSIHGHEYIKKAILCMLLGGVEKVLENGSRIRGDINILLIGDPSVAKSQLLRYVLHTAPRAIPTTGRGSSGVGLTAAVTTDQETGERRLEAGAMVLADRGVVCIDEFDKMSDMDRTAIHEVMEQGRVTIAKAGIHARLNARCSVLAAANPVYGRYDQYKTPMENIGLQDSLLSRFDLLFIVLDQMDAEHDREISDHVLRMHRYRDPREQEGAAMAFGGTVDVLATEDPDAIVEEHEELQIYEKHNNLLHGSKRKRDKIVSKEFMRKYIHIAKAVTPVLTEEAANHIAEEYSRLRSQEQMGADMARTSPVTARTLETLIRLSTAHAKARMSKAVEREDSEVAVELVQFAYFKKVLEKEKKRSRQERDSGSEEEEEASSQTSQKTTKRGRRGPQGADAYSPYDFSEEQDVPQIYISSVFCSLVQAGAQKAAKGQRGEEEPMDTAAKAGDPELSAERLKEFMASLFDVFQSAHAQSVEMKKLTEGVNKGRERRFTEAEVRGALARMQEHNQVMLSGDVVFLI; this is encoded by the exons ATGGCCACCGACGTCGCAGATGACCAGGAGATGAGGGAGGCGCAGCGGGACTACCTGGACTTTCTGGACGACGAC CAAGACCAGGGGGTTTACCAGAGCAAAGTCCGGGACATGATCGGGGAGAACAAAGCGCGGCTCGTCGTCAACATCAACGACCTGAGGAGACGCAACGAGGCCCGGGCTGCaaa GCTGATGAGCAACGCCTTCGAGGAGCTGCAGGCGTTCCAGCGCGCCCTGAAGGAGTTCGTGGCCTCCGTGGACGCCACCTACTCCAAGCAGTACGAGGAGTTCTTCATCGCCCTGGAGGGCAGCTTCGGCACCAAGCACGTCACCCCCCGGACCCTGACCTCCCGCCTGCTGGGCAGCATGGTGTGCGTGGAGGGCATCATCAccaagt GTTCCCTGGTGCGTCCCAAAGTGGTGCGCAGCGTCCACTACTGCCCGGCCACCAAGAAGACGATGGAGAGGAAGTACACCGACATGACCTCGCTGGACGCCTTTCCTTCCAGCGCCATCTACCCCACCAAG GACGAGGAGAACAACCCGCTGGAGACGGAGTTCGGCCTCTCCGTCTACAAGGACCACCAGACCATCACGGTGCAGGAGATGCCGGAGAAGGCCCCGGCCGGCCAGCTGCCCCGCTCCGTGGACATCATCCTGGACAACGACCTGGTGGACGTCGTCAAGCCGGGAGACCGAGTCCAATCCATCGGGACGTACCGCTGCCTGCCGGGCAAGAAGGGAGGCTTCACCTCCGGGACGTTCAG GACCATCATGATCGCCTGCCACATCAAACCCATGAGCAAGGAGGTGTCCCCCAACTTCTCAGCCGATGACGTGGCAAAGATCAGGAAGTTCAGCCAGAACCCCCACTTG GATGTGTTCGATCAGCTGGCTCGCTCGCTGGCTCCCAGCATCCACGGCCACGAGTACATAAAGAAGGCCATCCTCTGCATGCTGCTGGGCGGCGTGGAGAAGGTTCTGGAGAACGGGTCGCGCATCAGAGGAGACATCAACATCCTGCTCATCG gcgACCCGTCGGTAGCCAAGTCCCAGCTGCTGCGTTACGTGCTTCACACGGCGCCCAGGGCCATCCCCACCACGGGGCGGGGCTCCTCCGGCGTGGGTCTCACCGCCGCCGTCACCACCGACCAGGAGACGG gcGAGCGCCGTCTGGAGGCGGGGGCCATGGTGCTGGCCGACCGCGGCGTGGTGTGCATCGACGAGTTCGACAAGATGTCCGACATGGACCGCACGGCCATCCACGAGGTGATGGAGCAGGGCCGCGTCACCATCGCCAAGGCGGGAATCCACGCCCGCCTCAACGCCCGCTGCTCCGTGCTGGCGGCCGCCAACCCCGTCTACGGGAGG TACGACCAGTACAAGACCCCCATGGAGAACATCGGCCTGCAGGACTCCCTGCTGTCCCGCTTCGACCTGCTCTTCATCGTGCTCGACCAGATGGACGCCGAGCACGACCGCGAGATCTCCGACCACGTGCTGAGGATGCACCGCTACCGCGACCCCCGCGAGCAGGAGGGAGCAG CGATGGCGTTTGGCGGGACGGTCGACGTCCTGGCTACCGAAGACCCAGACGCGATCGTGGAGGAGCACGAGGAGCTGCAGATCTACGAGAAGCACAACAACCTGCTGCACGGGAGCAAGAGGAAGCG GGACAAGATCGTGAGCAAGGAGTTCATGAGGAAGTACATCCACATCGCAAAGGCGGTGACCCCCGTGCTGACGGAGGAGGCGGCCAATCACATCGCGGAGGAGTACTCGAGGCTGAGGAGCCAGGAGCAGATGGGGGCCGACATGGCCAGG ACGTCCCCGGTGACGGCCCGCACGCTGGAGACGCTGATCCGCCTGTCCACGGCGCACGCCAAGGCCCGCATGAGCAAAGCCGTGGAGCGGGAGGACTCCGAGGTGGCCGTGGAGCTGGTGCAGTTTGCCTACTTCAAAAAG gtcctggagaaggagaagaaacgcTCGAGACAAGAGCGGGACTCTGgctcggaggaggaagaggaggcctcCAGCCAGACGTCACAGAAAACCACCAAGAG GGGGCGACGTGGTCCTCAGGGCGCTGACGCCTACAGCCCGTACGACTTCAGCGAGGAGCAGGACGTCCCTCAGA TTTACATCTCGTCTGTGTTCTGCTCTCTAGTTCAGGCCGGCGCTCAGAAAGCAGCCAAGGGacagcggggggaggaggagcctaTGGACACGGCGGCGAAGGCCGGAGACCCCGAGCTCTCCGCTGAGAG GCTGAAGGAGTTCATGGCGTCCCTGTTCGACGTGTTCCAGTCGGCTCACGCTCAATCGGTGGAGATGAAGAAGCTGACGGAGGGCGTCAACAAGGGCCGCGAGCGGCGCTTCACGGAGGCCGAGGTGCGCGGCGCTCTGGCTCGCATGCAGGAACACAACCAGGTGATGCTGTCCGGTGACGTGGTCTTCCTCATCTGA
- the mcm3 gene encoding DNA replication licensing factor MCM3 isoform X1 — MATDVADDQEMREAQRDYLDFLDDDQDQGVYQSKVRDMIGENKARLVVNINDLRRRNEARAAKLMSNAFEELQAFQRALKEFVASVDATYSKQYEEFFIALEGSFGTKHVTPRTLTSRLLGSMVCVEGIITKCSLVRPKVVRSVHYCPATKKTMERKYTDMTSLDAFPSSAIYPTKDEENNPLETEFGLSVYKDHQTITVQEMPEKAPAGQLPRSVDIILDNDLVDVVKPGDRVQSIGTYRCLPGKKGGFTSGTFRTIMIACHIKPMSKEVSPNFSADDVAKIRKFSQNPHLDVFDQLARSLAPSIHGHEYIKKAILCMLLGGVEKVLENGSRIRGDINILLIGDPSVAKSQLLRYVLHTAPRAIPTTGRGSSGVGLTAAVTTDQETGERRLEAGAMVLADRGVVCIDEFDKMSDMDRTAIHEVMEQGRVTIAKAGIHARLNARCSVLAAANPVYGRYDQYKTPMENIGLQDSLLSRFDLLFIVLDQMDAEHDREISDHVLRMHRYRDPREQEGAAMAFGGTVDVLATEDPDAIVEEHEELQIYEKHNNLLHGSKRKRDKIVSKEFMRKYIHIAKAVTPVLTEEAANHIAEEYSRLRSQEQMGADMARTSPVTARTLETLIRLSTAHAKARMSKAVEREDSEVAVELVQFAYFKKVLEKEKKRSRQERDSGSEEEEEASSQTSQKTTKRGRRGPQGADAYSPYDFSEEQDVPQIQAGAQKAAKGQRGEEEPMDTAAKAGDPELSAERLKEFMASLFDVFQSAHAQSVEMKKLTEGVNKGRERRFTEAEVRGALARMQEHNQVMLSGDVVFLI; from the exons ATGGCCACCGACGTCGCAGATGACCAGGAGATGAGGGAGGCGCAGCGGGACTACCTGGACTTTCTGGACGACGAC CAAGACCAGGGGGTTTACCAGAGCAAAGTCCGGGACATGATCGGGGAGAACAAAGCGCGGCTCGTCGTCAACATCAACGACCTGAGGAGACGCAACGAGGCCCGGGCTGCaaa GCTGATGAGCAACGCCTTCGAGGAGCTGCAGGCGTTCCAGCGCGCCCTGAAGGAGTTCGTGGCCTCCGTGGACGCCACCTACTCCAAGCAGTACGAGGAGTTCTTCATCGCCCTGGAGGGCAGCTTCGGCACCAAGCACGTCACCCCCCGGACCCTGACCTCCCGCCTGCTGGGCAGCATGGTGTGCGTGGAGGGCATCATCAccaagt GTTCCCTGGTGCGTCCCAAAGTGGTGCGCAGCGTCCACTACTGCCCGGCCACCAAGAAGACGATGGAGAGGAAGTACACCGACATGACCTCGCTGGACGCCTTTCCTTCCAGCGCCATCTACCCCACCAAG GACGAGGAGAACAACCCGCTGGAGACGGAGTTCGGCCTCTCCGTCTACAAGGACCACCAGACCATCACGGTGCAGGAGATGCCGGAGAAGGCCCCGGCCGGCCAGCTGCCCCGCTCCGTGGACATCATCCTGGACAACGACCTGGTGGACGTCGTCAAGCCGGGAGACCGAGTCCAATCCATCGGGACGTACCGCTGCCTGCCGGGCAAGAAGGGAGGCTTCACCTCCGGGACGTTCAG GACCATCATGATCGCCTGCCACATCAAACCCATGAGCAAGGAGGTGTCCCCCAACTTCTCAGCCGATGACGTGGCAAAGATCAGGAAGTTCAGCCAGAACCCCCACTTG GATGTGTTCGATCAGCTGGCTCGCTCGCTGGCTCCCAGCATCCACGGCCACGAGTACATAAAGAAGGCCATCCTCTGCATGCTGCTGGGCGGCGTGGAGAAGGTTCTGGAGAACGGGTCGCGCATCAGAGGAGACATCAACATCCTGCTCATCG gcgACCCGTCGGTAGCCAAGTCCCAGCTGCTGCGTTACGTGCTTCACACGGCGCCCAGGGCCATCCCCACCACGGGGCGGGGCTCCTCCGGCGTGGGTCTCACCGCCGCCGTCACCACCGACCAGGAGACGG gcGAGCGCCGTCTGGAGGCGGGGGCCATGGTGCTGGCCGACCGCGGCGTGGTGTGCATCGACGAGTTCGACAAGATGTCCGACATGGACCGCACGGCCATCCACGAGGTGATGGAGCAGGGCCGCGTCACCATCGCCAAGGCGGGAATCCACGCCCGCCTCAACGCCCGCTGCTCCGTGCTGGCGGCCGCCAACCCCGTCTACGGGAGG TACGACCAGTACAAGACCCCCATGGAGAACATCGGCCTGCAGGACTCCCTGCTGTCCCGCTTCGACCTGCTCTTCATCGTGCTCGACCAGATGGACGCCGAGCACGACCGCGAGATCTCCGACCACGTGCTGAGGATGCACCGCTACCGCGACCCCCGCGAGCAGGAGGGAGCAG CGATGGCGTTTGGCGGGACGGTCGACGTCCTGGCTACCGAAGACCCAGACGCGATCGTGGAGGAGCACGAGGAGCTGCAGATCTACGAGAAGCACAACAACCTGCTGCACGGGAGCAAGAGGAAGCG GGACAAGATCGTGAGCAAGGAGTTCATGAGGAAGTACATCCACATCGCAAAGGCGGTGACCCCCGTGCTGACGGAGGAGGCGGCCAATCACATCGCGGAGGAGTACTCGAGGCTGAGGAGCCAGGAGCAGATGGGGGCCGACATGGCCAGG ACGTCCCCGGTGACGGCCCGCACGCTGGAGACGCTGATCCGCCTGTCCACGGCGCACGCCAAGGCCCGCATGAGCAAAGCCGTGGAGCGGGAGGACTCCGAGGTGGCCGTGGAGCTGGTGCAGTTTGCCTACTTCAAAAAG gtcctggagaaggagaagaaacgcTCGAGACAAGAGCGGGACTCTGgctcggaggaggaagaggaggcctcCAGCCAGACGTCACAGAAAACCACCAAGAG GGGGCGACGTGGTCCTCAGGGCGCTGACGCCTACAGCCCGTACGACTTCAGCGAGGAGCAGGACGTCCCTCAGA TTCAGGCCGGCGCTCAGAAAGCAGCCAAGGGacagcggggggaggaggagcctaTGGACACGGCGGCGAAGGCCGGAGACCCCGAGCTCTCCGCTGAGAG GCTGAAGGAGTTCATGGCGTCCCTGTTCGACGTGTTCCAGTCGGCTCACGCTCAATCGGTGGAGATGAAGAAGCTGACGGAGGGCGTCAACAAGGGCCGCGAGCGGCGCTTCACGGAGGCCGAGGTGCGCGGCGCTCTGGCTCGCATGCAGGAACACAACCAGGTGATGCTGTCCGGTGACGTGGTCTTCCTCATCTGA